AAGCCAACGATAGTTTTCGGATAAAAGAACGTGGACTTGGGGGGCATTACGGCACCGGAGTGGCATACTAGCTCCACCTCGTCCATGGTCACTTCGTTGGTAATGAATGCCGCGCGCGCCTCTCCGCGGTCTACTTGCGCCAGGCACTCTGAAAAGCTACGCACGTAAGCTACACCAGGCCAGTTGCGTTGTGCTTCTGGACCAACGATGCCTAGCACCCGTTCCAGCACAAAGTAGTGGAGCACGGTAAGATCTAGCTCTTTGACCTGAACCGTGGTTTCCCAGCTGAGTTGGGCGTGTACCTCGGGCCGCAGGCGTATTTTGTAGGCTTGCCCACCTAGGTACAAGCCAAAGGACCAGCGTTTTCCCGCAATAACCTCGGGCAAGGCATACGCATCGTCTTGCCCCTGCACCAGGAAGAACTCACCAAGACGCTTCAAGAAAGCTTCATCGGTGAGGTGGCCGGGCAGCTCCAACAACAAGCGGTGCGTCGGCAGAATGCGCAGATCGTCGGCGGCAGCATTAGTCAGGTACATCAAGTGATAATTCCATGGCTCGTGGCCAGTAGCTTTTGAATCAGCTGCTTGCCTAGCTTGTCGGTATGCCAACGATGCTTCGTAACGGTGGTGCCCGTCGGCCAGAATTACCTGCTTTTCGGCGAGTAATTCTTGAAATCTGCGGATCACCTTACTGTCTTGGATAACGGCTAATACGTCGCGGGCGCCTTGGTAATCTTCCTCCGTCTGATAGAGGGGATCTTGCGCAGCCTCGTCCATATAGCGCTCTAGCTCAAAGGTATCATCGCGGTACAGGCCGTGGGTGGCGCTGCTTTGCATCTGCGTGCGGGCCAGCAGCTCCGCGCGGTCGTTGACCGAGACGGGCAGCGTATTTTCGTGGCGTAGCACTACCTGCTCGTCCCAGGCATAGGCGCGGATATGACACATAAAGCCTTTGCGACAGTATGCCCGCGTGCTACCAGGCAACCGAAAATACTGGTAATACACGTACAAGCCCGGCAGCGGATCTTGCAGCAGCACGCCGGCTTTCTGCCACTCCGTGAGGCGCCGCAACGCGGCACCGGCCGGGTCTTCCCCCTGTGGCACCGAGACGTGAATGCTGTTCAGGGGGTTGCCATAAAGCGCCGCCCGCTGCTTTGGTGATACCACGTCAAACAGCGGGGAAACGTACGCGTCAATAGAAGCGCTCAGCTCAGGGTTATAGCGCCAGCCGCGCACAGGTCGAATTTCAGCCACTTAGAAGTGTTGAGTGTTGAATTTTAAATGTTGAGTGCTGAATGTTGATGGTTAAATGTTAGATGCTGTTGATTGATCGTCCACCAATTCAATACATAACACTTAAATTCCAACGCTTTCCTCACGGTGCTAGGCGGCTACGACGCCAGCCTTCCCCATCTTTCTCGTATAAAATTCGGTCGTGCAGGCGGCTCGGGCGGCCTTGCCAAAACTCGATGCGTGTAGGGCGCAGAATGTAGCCGCCCCAGTGCGGCGGACGCGGCAGTAGGTCTTGTCCGGAAAATTGAGCTTCTACTTCTTTTTCACGCGTTTCTAGCTCCTCGCGGCTGCCAATTACCTGGCTCTGCGGCGAAGCCCAAGCCCCCAACTGACTGCCGCGCGGGCGGCTTTGAAAATATGCGTCGGACGTAGTAGCAGGCGCTTTTTCCACTTTTCCTTCCACTCGCACCTGCCGCTCCAGGCCTGGCCAGAAGAAGTTGAGTGCAGCCAGCGCATCATGGGCTAGCTCCTGGCCTTTGCGGCTATTATAGTTGGTGTAAAATAGGAAACCAGCGTCCTCGGGTAAGCCTTTGAGGAGTACTACGCGGGTAGAAGGTTGGCCATCAGCCCCAACCGTGGCTAGGGTCATGGCCGTAGGTTCGTCGAGGTGGGCTGCTAGGGCCTCGTCGAGCCAGGTACGAAACTGTTGAACGGCATTCGGCGCCACTTCGCTTTCGGTGAGCGTCCGCTGCGCGTATGTTTTGCGCAAATCAGCTAATTGTTGGTCGTTGGTCATGAAGCAAATCGTGTTGAGCAGGTAACCAATAGCCCGCCGCGTAGTTTGGAGGAGCAACTTGTTGTGCCATTCCCACTCGCTGGCAGAGCAATAATTACGCAACGGCGACGGTTGTAGAGCGGGCGCAAGGTAGCATAATGTACGCGTGTCGGGAACCTGCAACTACGCAACCGACGTAAGACACTTAGAAAGAAGCTGCGTAAACACCAGGCGTGCCGAGCAGCTAGGTACTTCCCTAGGTCGACGCTGTCAGCCTGCTTTATAGCTCGAGCAAGTGCTCGTGATTCGCGTGGATCATCGGTGTTTGTTAATTGATAAACTAAGAATTGCCCAATGAAATCAGGCAGCCTCCTTATATCACAGCCCTTTCTGGGCGACCCCAATTTTGAGCGCACTGTCATCTTGTTGTGCCAGCATTCCGAAGAAGAAGGTTCCTTCGGCCTAGTGCTCAATCGTCAGACGAACCTCCAGCTTGGCGACGTACTGGAGTTGCCCTACGGGGATGCTTCGCCCGCCGCTCATCTGCCCCTAGGCCTCGGCGGACCCGTGCAGCCCGACACCCTACACTATTTGCACCGACGTGCCGATATCACTGATGCCGTGGCCATTGGACAAGATGTATATTGGGGCGGCGACTTCCAAGTGCTGCTGGGCTTGCTGCTCAGCGGCGAGCTAGCCGCCGATGATGTGCGCTTGTACGTAGGTTATTCGGGCTGGACAGCCGGGCAGCTCACTGACGAGGTAGGGGAAAATGTTTGGATTGTGCACCCCAATGCTGCGGGGAAAGTATTTACTTTGGATAATGATGCCTTCTGGCAATCCATCCTACGCGAAAAAGGCGGCCGCTACCGTGTTTTGTCCAACTACCCCGTGGACCCACGCCTGAACTAATCAAATTTGTCGCCCCGCTTTCCACTGTCCGCTGCTTACCTTGCGGGCCATTCTGCTGAATCATGGTACCTGAAAACGAAAACACTGCACCCAATCACTCCGATCCCGCCTCGGAGTCGCCGATGAGCATTCTGGAGCGTCGCCTTGCTGAGATCAACTCCAAGCAAGACCCGGCGGCCGCTGCACCAGCACCGCCCGATCAGGAGCCTACGCCAGCCAATGTACCGGCCGAAACAACGGCTGCGGCTCCTGCTACCGCTCCCGAAGATATCACGGAACGCCCTGCCCAAGGTGCCCCGGCTCCCGTTGGTCAGCCAGCCGATGCTGGTACTGCTGAAGTACATGCGGAGCCTTCCAATGCTGTTGTAGGCGAGGAGCCGGCCGCTATCAGCGCGCCTGCGCCTTCCGAGCCCCTGGCCCGCGCCGAAGACCACTATGGAGCGCAAAACCCTGGGGTAGTAAGTGCCCACGTTGAAGAAGGTACTCCCATTACACCGGAGCCCGAAGCCCTGACAGCCGACGCAAACGCGGTGACAGAGGCGCAACCAGCTGCAACGCCTGAGCCAGAAGCCCTCACGGGCGTCGCGGGTGAGGATACGCCAGCTACCGCTCCTGACGCACCAGCCACTACCACATTGCCGGCCTACGCATTAGCGTCAGCCGAAGACATCGAAAACGCGCCGGTCGACCTAGCTGCCTTGCCAACCTCCGACAATGAGGGCGCTGCCGAGGCGGCTGCGGAGTTGCAACACGCAACAGGAACCCCCGAAGAGGAGGATGATTATGTCCCCGAGACGGCTGCTCCTGACTTTGCCAAGCTAGACCTAGATGCCCAAGGCGATTACCTCCTTGGCCTGCTCCGTCGCCCTGATGCTCGCCAGAACCGTAAGCAGATTTTTGACCTAAATCGGCAATATGAGCAAGCTGTCGGCAATGAGCGCAATGCCGCTCGGCAGCGCTCCACGACCGAAGGCGACGACGCTGAAGGATCTACTTTCCAGAACCCGAAAGGCTACCAGGAAGTAACGAAAGCCCTGCAAGACTTCCGGGAAAGCCGTGCCCGCGACGCAAAGGCAGAGGACGAGCAGCGTGCTCGTAACCTAGCCCACAAGCAGCACTTGCTTTCGCAGCTTCGGCTGCTGGTAGAGTCGTCGGAGACCAAGGATAGTTCGGCGCGCATAAAGGCGTTGCAGAACGATTGGAAAGTAACGGGACCCGTACCGCAGAAAGAAGCACAGGAGCTGTGGAATAGCTACCACGCCTTGCTCGATATCTATTACAACAACCGTGGTCTGTTCTTCGAAATGAAGGAGCTAGACCGCCGCCGCAACCTCGAAGCCAAAGAGGCGCTAATCCAGCGTGCAGAGGCGTTGAGTCAGCAAAATAGCATCAACAAAGCGTTGCAGGAGCTACGGCAGCTGCACGAGGAGTGGAAACACGTTGGCCCCGTGCCCAATGAGCAGCGAGAGCCTATCTGGAACCGCTTCTTACAGGCGTCGGAGAAGGTACACAACCGCAAGAAAGAGTTTGTAGATGTGCGCTCGGCGCAGGAAAACGCTAACCTAGCTCGTAAGTCAGCTTTGCTGGAGCAGATTAAGCCTTTCGCCGACTTCCACACGGAGCGCGTAAATGAATGGCGTTCCAAAACCGATGAGTTGCAAAAACTCAAAGAGGAGTGGGATGCAGCTGGCTTAGTACCTCGCGACAAAGCTGAGCAGATGAACAAACAGTTCTGGTCGGCTTACAAAGGCTTCTTCCAGCACAAAAATCAGTTCTTCAAAGCGCTAGATGAGGAGAAGAACGCCAACTTAAAGCGCAAGCTAGAGTTGTGTGAGCAAGCCGAAGCGGCGCTGCAAAATCCAAACTGGGAAGAAGGCCGTGAAATTGTTATTCGCCTGCAAAAGGAGTGGAAGCTGATTGGTCGAGTACCCGAAAAGCAATCTGATAAAGTATGGAACCGCTTCCGTACAGCCTGCGATTCCTTCTTCGATCGGAAGAACCAAGAGGCCAAGCAGCGGGAGCAGCAAGCGCAGCAAGTTTCGACGGAGCAAGCTGCTCACCTCGACCGTCTGTCGGATGCGATTTCTGTGCTTAATACCGATAACCCCGGTACGTTGGAAGGCTTCCGTCAGCACGTAGCTGACTGGCGTGCCTTCGAGAGTGCCGCTGCCGCGCCCCGTGGTGCTGCTGAACGAGCAGAGGACAAATTCCAGACTCTGATGGGTAAGTACTTGGATGCTGTTCCTGGTCTGCCCTACGCCGAGCGCAACGACTTGCTATTCCAGCTACAAGTAGAGCGCCTGAAAGCTAGCCCCGATTCGCAGCAGCAGCTGTATAAAAAGGAGCAAGGATTGCGTCGTGAGATCAACGAGCTAGAGAATGACATTTCTACCCTGCAAACTAACCTTGACTTCTTTGCTCGGTCGAAAAATGCTGATCAGCTCCGCGCTGAGTACCAAGGCCGGATTGACGAAGCGAAGACACGTATCGAAGGATTGAAAAAGCAACTAAAGGTGGTTCGCAGCTAAGGTTGGTCGATCATCCACAGAAAACAGGCACCTAGCTCAACTAGGTGCCTGTTTTTTTATTGCCCTAACATTTTAAAAATCAGCATTAAGGCTCAAGGATGCCGTTCAATTGCAGAAAAAATGTCTTTTAAGGATTGCGAAATAAAATTCCTTGGCTAGTTTTGCACCACCAATTCGCCTCCGTAGCTCAGCTGGTAGAGCAACTGACTTGTAATCAGTAGGTCGCTGGTTCGATCCCGGCCGGGGGCTCTTAGGTATTTAAACCCACTGTAAATTAAATATTTACAGTGGGTTTTTTGTTCCCATCGCGTATACTGCGGTTGCGGCGGCATAACCCACCTCTGACGCATCATACTTTCGGCTAGTCTAGCAACTGCTGAATCTTGCGCTCAAGCGCTTCTGTATCTACCATAATATCGTGGGCTTTGTTGGTCCAGTGTTCTGGCTGCGTGCAAAGCTGTAATCGACCAAAAACTATACTCCAACTGCAAGACCGTACTAGTATACAGCACGACGTACTCTTGCAGAGAAGTAACTGTCTCCTCGTGGGTCAGCGGAGTCCACCAAACAGTTTTGGAGGTGGACAGCAGGCCGTCTTTACAATACGCCGAGTGTTCCCGGCTAGCCTGTTCAACTTCATCTTTTAGGAGTGTAATACGATATCCCGTTAGCCCTAGCGTGAGCCCAGTAGGACTTAATGTATGACAGGCTGCCATAAATAAACTGCAAGATCTTCTCCAAACGCATCAAGTAGTGTTCGTCGTTACGACTGGAGCATGAGTTAAGCAATAGCAGAAGCCTCCTGCTCGAAACGCTGGTACACCACGGGGAAATGCTGCATAGCATCTTGCTGGGTAGCGTGCGCATCCGGTCCAGGGCATGCAAGCTACTGAGTACGGCCCGCGGCAGCCAGTTGACTAGAAACCAGCTCGTATCCGACGACTCAGGCATTACGAAGCAGCGTTGGTCAATCAAGGCCTTGTATGCACTTACCGGGTGCAAGTGGCTCAGCAGCGCTTTAAACGCGGCACGCAGCGCTGTACTGGCGCGAGCCCAGAAGTCACAACAACTGCACAAATCCTTCCGGCCTGGGGTATATCGTCTTCGCTTAGTTAACCATGTGCTCCAGAGGTCCTAGGTATTGATCGAGGTCGGTGACGAGCTTGCCACTACGGCTCACAGCTAGCGGCAGCCCAGCGCAGACAAACTGGTCAAACGCGAAGTTGGCTGCACAAGGATAATAATCAGTATGAGTTATAGTAAAGCTATATTGTAAGTACTTACCCCTCAACTCTTTTTTCTACGCTTTGTCAGGACTATTACTATATTTTGCTAGATTGGAGCAGGATGAAGAAGGTTTGGAATTTGGGAATTACTACTGACACAGATAGCTATGATTTAGTGTCTGATTCAACTGTATTGCCTACCCAACCTAACGAAGCGCCAACTACTCCTGTCGACAGTGAGATGCTAATTCGACTCGCGTTCGAGTCGGACCCTAGGGCGGGTTGCGAGTTGCTTTATCGGCACTATTACCAGGCTTTGTGCAGCCATGCCATTCGCTTTGTGTACTCCAAGTCTATTGCGGAGGATCTGGTTTCCGACATACTCTGCCAGTTTTATGGGAAGGGCACCTATAAGGATATCGTCACTTCGTACCGGGCTTTTCTTTACCAGAGTGTTCGTAACAGAGCGTATAATTACCTGCGGCTGGAAGCGAATCGGGCCGTGGAACTTGACCCGGTATACGAGAGAAACTTAGAAGCCACCAGTCAGCAGCCAGACTCCATTCTGGAATATGAGGAATTGTGCCGGGAGGTCGAGGCAGTTATTCAGTCTTTGCCGGCCAAATGCCGCAATATCTACCTGATGCACCGCTTCGACGAGAAGAAGTACACACAAATTGCCGAGGAACTTCAGCTTTCCGCCAGAACCGTAGAGGCGCAAATCAGGAAAGCTAGCCAATTAGTAAAAAAGGCACTAATCAAATACTGGGTATTAATGGCCGTGTTGCTTCTCCAGGGTTGAATGACCCAACGAGAAGGGAAAAATCACCGCGGGCAGTATTGTGATGCTAGGATGGTCAACTGTACGAGGTTGTGCCTACGTCCGCTCGAGGATATGGTCCAACTGCGGCCTTCAAGTAGCTAACCCTATAGGAGTGCGGAGAGTATTCTGCCCTCCTAGGTAGAATTTAGCCACAACACCATTCATCTGTTACAGGATGCTACTGCGCGCTCGGGTGAACCGCATCGTCAACTGGCAATAATTTTTCTGATTCCCACACGCTTCAGCGGGGCTTATTCCCGGAAAAATACTGGCTCTGGGCTCGTCGGAAAGGCTTTTTGAAAAATAACCTAGCTTTTTTCTGCTGACGTAAGGGTTTTTCGGGACTTAGTTGTCTACCTACTATAGCCCACCTAGGGCCTCTTATACGCTAGCTGCATGTCATCTTCGTCCCTGGTAACCAGAGAGCTGTTATTTGCCTACTTCGCTGGCCAAGCGACGGTATTGCAAAAGCAGATGATCGAGAACTGGGTGAAGGAGGGGCCGGAGCAAGCAGAATTCTTCTACGCCTGTCTGCATGAGTGGGAAACAGCGCATCCCCAGTTCAAGGCAGACACCGAAACAGCTATTGCTAAGTTCAATGAGATGGTACTGGCTCCGGCCGATTATCAGGAGACGCTAGGGGTAGGACAAAATCCGTCGCAGTCTGGCGCCTGGCAGCGCTGGCTGATTGCCGCGTCGGTCTTGTTTGCCAGCATACTCGGCTCGTGGTTGTTGCGTGAGCCGATTTTGCAGAAAAGCTACCGCACTGGCAGCGCGGAAACTAGCACTATCCTGCTGGCGGATGGTAGCAAGGTTGTACTTAATGCCAACTCGCTGTTGCAGGTGCCGCGTTTTGGCTTTGGGAAAACCAGCCGCCAGGTGCACCTGAAGGGAGAAGCCCGGTTTTCGGTGGTGCATACGCCCGATGATAAAACGTTCGTGGTTTCAACCGACCCCACCTTTCAAGTGGAGGTTCTAGGAACGGAGTTCAACCTTTCTGCCCGCCGAGGCTCGGCCAAAGTAGTGCTGCAAAAAGGCAAGGTAAAAGTGCGATACCGCGAAAAACCAGACCAAGCAATGACGTCACTGACCATGGCGCCGGGCGATTTTGTTTCGGTGAATGAGAAGCAGAAGGTCCTGAGGGTGAAGCGGGTGCCACATCCTGAAAATTACTCGGCCTGGCAGGATAGCCGCTTTGTTTTCGACCAGACCTCTTTGGCGGAGATAAAGGAGATACTTGAGGATAATTATGATTTAGTGGTCAGCCTGAAGGGGATAGATGTATCGAAAGTGACAGTATCGGGCTCCTTCAAGGCCAAGAATGCAAATGAGTTATTACAAGCTCTTTCCGAAGTGCTCAATATCAGTGTACTACGGCAAGACAATCAGGTGATGTTGATCAACAGAAATTAACTCCCACCTAAAAACGCAAGCCCGAGAAGGCACTCACCGGAGAAGACAACTGCGCCGCCAATTGGTCGCCTAGCCTATACCACAGCCAAACCACAAGTTGCCTCCGGCGCTGCAAACCCAGCGTCGTGGAAAAATATTGCCCAATGGTTTTTGCCCTTTTTTCAAGAGCTACTACCTCCTCTGCTCTCACTAAGTGCCTCGGCACCCCTGCTTTATTCCAGCTATTTCTCTTGGAAGAAGCTTGCCTACTACTCTCGCTACACCACCAAATTCCCCCGTTTTATGAATAAAACGTTCTACCGATTAGGCTCCGGCGGCCTGCTACTGCTGCTGCTGGGCAGCCGACAACCACAAAGCTTGGCGCAGGGCCTAGCGTACCAGCCGCACGGGCAAAACGAGCCCAAAGGTGCCGCCAAATCCACCAGAATAAGTGTCAGGGAGGCGCTGAATAGTTTGCGGCAGCACTACAAAGTGGATATTCTCTTTTCGGATCCGGCCGTGGAAAACCTGGCGGTGCCGCAAAGCACCATCAAACTCACTCGCTCACTTGAGCAAAACCTGGAGGCCGTTTTGAATCCATCGGGTCTTCGCTACCGGAAATCAGCTGATGGCGCTTATCTGATAACCCCTGCTACCAGAAAGGACAAGCAAAGTCCCGCACAATCTGCTACCAGCCTAGGGACGGTTGAACCGGCAGGGCAAAATAGTCAGGCAGATCAGCCCGTAACGGGCAAAGTAACCCAGGCCAATGGCCAGCCCTTATCGGGCGTAACAGTGGTGGTGAAGGGTACCACCCAGGGAACCTCAACGGATGCAAACGGCAGTTTCTCACTAACTGTCCCAACGGGTAGTACCCTGATTTTTAGCTCCATTGGCTTCTTGGCGCAGGAGATTGCCGTAACGGGACCTTTTTTGAACGTGGTGCTGGCTGAAAACACCAAGGCCCTAGATGAAGTTGTGGTGGTGGGCTACGGTACCCAGAAAAAGGTGAACTTAACGGGTGCGGTGGCTACTGTTTCGTCGGAAGACCTCGACAACCGGCCCATTACGCAGGCTTCGCAGGCGCTGGCTGGCCTAGCCCCCGGTGTGCAGGTGCAGCAGCCGAGCGGCCGGCCTGGTAGCAACGGAGCCAACATCACCGTGCGGGGCATCGGAACCTTTAATTCAGGCAGTGCACCGCTTGTGCTGATCGACGGTATTGCGGGCTCCATCGACGATGTAGCACCTGATAATATTGGTACCATAACCGTACTCAAGGACGCGGCCTCGGCCGCCATTTACGGCAATCGGGCCGCCAACGGCGTTATCCTGATTACGACTAAGCGTGGCAAGCCCGGTAAAATAGAGGTTGGCTACAACAACTACGTGGGTTGGGAAAAGGTGACGCAGCTGCCTCAGTTCGTAAACTCGGCCACCTATGCCCGACTTACCGGTGCTTCGGCGCAAACCATCGCCAACTACGAAGCTGGCAACGACCCCGATAATTACCCCAACGTGTACCACTTGCGCGACTTGCTCAACTCGGGCTCGGGGTTTCAGCAGTACCACAACCTCAGCTTTTCGGGCGGCGAAAACAAAACTACCTACCTGTTTTCGGCCAGCTACCGCGGCCAGAAGGGCATCACGGCCGAAACCGATAACAAGCGCTACGATTTCCAAGCCAACATCGACAGCCGACTACGGGAGAACCTAAGCCTCAAAACCAGCTTGCTGGGCTTTTCGCAAGTTCGCAACCAGCCTGTGTCTAACTCAGCCGGTATCGATGGCATCATCGGGTTTGCCGTGCGCGAACCCAATACCTATGCGGGCCGCAAATCGGATGGCACTTACGGTCACCAAGACTTCTTCGCCCCTGAGGCGTGGCTCGACGCCGAGGGCTTCGATAATTTCCGGGCTAAGAACTTCTACGGCAACACGGCGCTTACCTGGGAGCCTCTCAAGGGGCTGAGCTTTAGCGGCACGGCGGGCTACCACTACTACACTAGCACGACCACTACCTACCGGCCCGATATTTACCTGGACCGCAACACCTACGTGGGCCCTAACAACCTGTACAACGGTACAACCGACGGGCAGGAAGTAACGCTGATTGGCCTAGCTACCTATGAAAAATCCATTCAGAACCACAACTTCAAGCTGCTGCTAGGTTATCAGCAAGAAGACCACCGCGACAACTCGTTTTCGGCCTCGCGCGACCGGTTTCCTAATAACCTGCTGTACCAGCTGAGTGCGGGTGCCTCCACCAACCAGCAAAACAGCGGCTCGGCCAATGAATACGCATTCCGGTCGTACTTCGGCCGCCTCAACTACAACTTCAACGAGCGTTACCTGCTCGAATTTAATGCGCGCTATG
This Hymenobacter sp. GOD-10R DNA region includes the following protein-coding sequences:
- a CDS encoding DUF1015 domain-containing protein, with the protein product MAEIRPVRGWRYNPELSASIDAYVSPLFDVVSPKQRAALYGNPLNSIHVSVPQGEDPAGAALRRLTEWQKAGVLLQDPLPGLYVYYQYFRLPGSTRAYCRKGFMCHIRAYAWDEQVVLRHENTLPVSVNDRAELLARTQMQSSATHGLYRDDTFELERYMDEAAQDPLYQTEEDYQGARDVLAVIQDSKVIRRFQELLAEKQVILADGHHRYEASLAYRQARQAADSKATGHEPWNYHLMYLTNAAADDLRILPTHRLLLELPGHLTDEAFLKRLGEFFLVQGQDDAYALPEVIAGKRWSFGLYLGGQAYKIRLRPEVHAQLSWETTVQVKELDLTVLHYFVLERVLGIVGPEAQRNWPGVAYVRSFSECLAQVDRGEARAAFITNEVTMDEVELVCHSGAVMPPKSTFFYPKTIVGFLFTSIRDEEADNPFLQCV
- the pdxH gene encoding pyridoxamine 5'-phosphate oxidase, whose protein sequence is MTNDQQLADLRKTYAQRTLTESEVAPNAVQQFRTWLDEALAAHLDEPTAMTLATVGADGQPSTRVVLLKGLPEDAGFLFYTNYNSRKGQELAHDALAALNFFWPGLERQVRVEGKVEKAPATTSDAYFQSRPRGSQLGAWASPQSQVIGSREELETREKEVEAQFSGQDLLPRPPHWGGYILRPTRIEFWQGRPSRLHDRILYEKDGEGWRRSRLAP
- a CDS encoding YqgE/AlgH family protein, producing MKSGSLLISQPFLGDPNFERTVILLCQHSEEEGSFGLVLNRQTNLQLGDVLELPYGDASPAAHLPLGLGGPVQPDTLHYLHRRADITDAVAIGQDVYWGGDFQVLLGLLLSGELAADDVRLYVGYSGWTAGQLTDEVGENVWIVHPNAAGKVFTLDNDAFWQSILREKGGRYRVLSNYPVDPRLN
- a CDS encoding DUF349 domain-containing protein; the encoded protein is MVPENENTAPNHSDPASESPMSILERRLAEINSKQDPAAAAPAPPDQEPTPANVPAETTAAAPATAPEDITERPAQGAPAPVGQPADAGTAEVHAEPSNAVVGEEPAAISAPAPSEPLARAEDHYGAQNPGVVSAHVEEGTPITPEPEALTADANAVTEAQPAATPEPEALTGVAGEDTPATAPDAPATTTLPAYALASAEDIENAPVDLAALPTSDNEGAAEAAAELQHATGTPEEEDDYVPETAAPDFAKLDLDAQGDYLLGLLRRPDARQNRKQIFDLNRQYEQAVGNERNAARQRSTTEGDDAEGSTFQNPKGYQEVTKALQDFRESRARDAKAEDEQRARNLAHKQHLLSQLRLLVESSETKDSSARIKALQNDWKVTGPVPQKEAQELWNSYHALLDIYYNNRGLFFEMKELDRRRNLEAKEALIQRAEALSQQNSINKALQELRQLHEEWKHVGPVPNEQREPIWNRFLQASEKVHNRKKEFVDVRSAQENANLARKSALLEQIKPFADFHTERVNEWRSKTDELQKLKEEWDAAGLVPRDKAEQMNKQFWSAYKGFFQHKNQFFKALDEEKNANLKRKLELCEQAEAALQNPNWEEGREIVIRLQKEWKLIGRVPEKQSDKVWNRFRTACDSFFDRKNQEAKQREQQAQQVSTEQAAHLDRLSDAISVLNTDNPGTLEGFRQHVADWRAFESAAAAPRGAAERAEDKFQTLMGKYLDAVPGLPYAERNDLLFQLQVERLKASPDSQQQLYKKEQGLRREINELENDISTLQTNLDFFARSKNADQLRAEYQGRIDEAKTRIEGLKKQLKVVRS
- a CDS encoding sigma-70 family RNA polymerase sigma factor yields the protein MSDSTVLPTQPNEAPTTPVDSEMLIRLAFESDPRAGCELLYRHYYQALCSHAIRFVYSKSIAEDLVSDILCQFYGKGTYKDIVTSYRAFLYQSVRNRAYNYLRLEANRAVELDPVYERNLEATSQQPDSILEYEELCREVEAVIQSLPAKCRNIYLMHRFDEKKYTQIAEELQLSARTVEAQIRKASQLVKKALIKYWVLMAVLLLQG
- a CDS encoding FecR family protein, producing MIENWVKEGPEQAEFFYACLHEWETAHPQFKADTETAIAKFNEMVLAPADYQETLGVGQNPSQSGAWQRWLIAASVLFASILGSWLLREPILQKSYRTGSAETSTILLADGSKVVLNANSLLQVPRFGFGKTSRQVHLKGEARFSVVHTPDDKTFVVSTDPTFQVEVLGTEFNLSARRGSAKVVLQKGKVKVRYREKPDQAMTSLTMAPGDFVSVNEKQKVLRVKRVPHPENYSAWQDSRFVFDQTSLAEIKEILEDNYDLVVSLKGIDVSKVTVSGSFKAKNANELLQALSEVLNISVLRQDNQVMLINRN
- a CDS encoding SusC/RagA family TonB-linked outer membrane protein, whose product is MNKTFYRLGSGGLLLLLLGSRQPQSLAQGLAYQPHGQNEPKGAAKSTRISVREALNSLRQHYKVDILFSDPAVENLAVPQSTIKLTRSLEQNLEAVLNPSGLRYRKSADGAYLITPATRKDKQSPAQSATSLGTVEPAGQNSQADQPVTGKVTQANGQPLSGVTVVVKGTTQGTSTDANGSFSLTVPTGSTLIFSSIGFLAQEIAVTGPFLNVVLAENTKALDEVVVVGYGTQKKVNLTGAVATVSSEDLDNRPITQASQALAGLAPGVQVQQPSGRPGSNGANITVRGIGTFNSGSAPLVLIDGIAGSIDDVAPDNIGTITVLKDAASAAIYGNRAANGVILITTKRGKPGKIEVGYNNYVGWEKVTQLPQFVNSATYARLTGASAQTIANYEAGNDPDNYPNVYHLRDLLNSGSGFQQYHNLSFSGGENKTTYLFSASYRGQKGITAETDNKRYDFQANIDSRLRENLSLKTSLLGFSQVRNQPVSNSAGIDGIIGFAVREPNTYAGRKSDGTYGHQDFFAPEAWLDAEGFDNFRAKNFYGNTALTWEPLKGLSFSGTAGYHYYTSTTTTYRPDIYLDRNTYVGPNNLYNGTTDGQEVTLIGLATYEKSIQNHNFKLLLGYQQEDHRDNSFSASRDRFPNNLLYQLSAGASTNQQNSGSANEYAFRSYFGRLNYNFNERYLLEFNARYDGSSRFAPSNRYGLFPAVSAGWRVSEEPFLKDQTSWLDELKIRGSYGTLGNANIANYPYQYTYNTNPRYNFGGVIAPGAAVTSAANADIQWETTTSSDIGLDYSLWKGRLSGSFDVYERTAKDILYQVPVSGTLGLDAPIVNAGSIRNRGFEASLTYNVTAGGFRMAVSPNFSYNQQQVTKIAGDLKSVIPTFFVGQPLNAIYGYVADGLFTDAADVASYPTQPIAGRPGVIRFKDLSGPDGVPDGKVDATYDRTIIGTRNPKTSFGLNINASFKGFDLAMLFQGLGDYTVQMSSYQAYAYYNGGNIQKWQADNAWTPENPNRNAKYPQITSLSQGSANVQTNSFWNRSGTYLRFKNLQIGYTLPAGPLEKLHISKVRVFAGGQNLFSLNSFYEGWDPENSQGTGDNPSFYPLTAIYTLGLNIKL